Proteins found in one Oncorhynchus mykiss isolate Arlee chromosome 17, USDA_OmykA_1.1, whole genome shotgun sequence genomic segment:
- the LOC110494777 gene encoding zinc finger E-box-binding homeobox 2: MDRKQESLMTYTGQRSDSRALEDHYDFLVQLRKASSHQPASHHYQHHNHLPPDGRSPAQAMYHTGSLRLRDDLPPVWSVGARSSPERPDSVPLNLQACPFCQHTFHRGGSLREHIRFCHERDGGHYRAQMERHMGLHSQHIDHGAESRKFKCFQCGKSFKYKHHLKEHLRIHSGEKPYECSNCKKRFSHSGSYSSHLSSKKCLTGGGGGG; this comes from the exons caggtcagaggtcagacagcagggccttggAGGACCACTATGACTTCCTGGTTCAGTTGAGAAAGGCATCCTCCCACCAACCTGCCTCACACCACTACCAGCACCACAACCACCTGCCCCCCGACGGCAGAAGCCCTGCCCAAGCCATGTACCACACTGGCAGTCTGCGCCTCCGTGATGACCTCCCTCCCGTCTGGTCTGTTGGGGCTCGGAGCTCACCTGAGAGACCAG ACAGCGTCCCTTTAAATCTACAGGCTTGCCCGTTCTGCCAGCATACCTTCCACCGCGGAGGGTCCCTACGCGAGCACATCAGGTTTTGCCACGAGCGGGACGGGGGACACTATAGAGCTCAGATGGAACGACACATGGGACTGCACAGTCAG CACATTGACCATGGTGCGGAGAGCAGGAAGTTCAAGTGTTTTCAGTGCGGGAAATCCTTCAAGTACAAACACCACCTCAAAGAGCACCTCCGCATCCACAGTG GTGAGAAACCATATGAATGTTCCAACTGCAAGAAGCGCTTCTCTCACTCTGGCTCCTACAGCTCACACCTCAGCAGTAAGAAGTGCttgacagggggaggaggaggagga